A single Bacillus oleivorans DNA region contains:
- a CDS encoding AAA family ATPase, with protein MRLKKIVMENFKQYYGMQSITFSGANEGDERNVTVVYGENGRGKTTLYRSMLFGFYGDRFLEQDEHEDNKDSVIYLANLKALDDAAEEGKGIHVGVTIEFSHNGEQYEINRYFKAIKDQKGDIHEDIPSVKLRIIKEDGNTEYLDETKSEEISEIINSILDERVKNYFLFDGERIESLTKASKKQKENIRMGIKNLLKIDNLFLLKQALEENRKEINQELKKISTGDMLKNLQQLEETDQTIAELQEKINNQVKELQFAENQKADIDRKLKEIENQRPTLDKILSLEKTIERLEEEKKKTNQNMVDLTPSLSVLLAKDLVGDLIADLEGQRIRGEVPSEIKTELIDRLLNEMSCICGRELHIGSKEYEKLLDWKQKSNTQMYEKHAMKLFGDLKTTASHIMYNTGAISESLSNVVQIEEQLEIHTNDYELLKKNVGKVSEQDMVNNFQYRDSLMKDIARSEQQLESYEEQLEEAFKHKEILTKKQKSLDVENELQVQIKRKAEIVDKSLEALNEIIQSFESEIKVDLEAKANEIFKHLIDDGGSTNLKKIVVNDNYTLDVLDWSGRPFLANISAGQRQIISLSFITALAEVAGGSSILEIPLFMDTPFGRLSPDHRYNLVRHIPTITPQWILLVTGSEFKEDEEAKFLKETEKWGKLYILDAVSEGVTNIEEISPEELSIIKAKERVSIQ; from the coding sequence ATGAGACTGAAAAAGATTGTAATGGAAAATTTCAAGCAATATTACGGTATGCAATCAATTACATTCTCTGGTGCTAATGAAGGGGACGAGAGAAATGTTACCGTAGTGTACGGCGAAAATGGTCGGGGGAAGACCACCCTTTACCGTTCGATGTTATTCGGCTTTTATGGAGATCGTTTCCTAGAACAGGACGAGCATGAAGATAATAAGGATTCTGTTATCTATTTGGCTAACTTAAAGGCACTCGATGATGCGGCAGAAGAAGGGAAAGGTATTCACGTTGGCGTAACAATCGAATTTTCTCATAACGGTGAACAATATGAAATTAATAGGTATTTTAAAGCAATAAAAGACCAAAAAGGTGATATTCATGAAGATATACCATCTGTGAAGCTTCGCATTATCAAAGAGGACGGAAACACGGAATACCTTGATGAAACAAAGAGTGAAGAAATTAGCGAGATTATCAATTCAATTCTGGATGAACGGGTTAAAAATTACTTCTTATTTGACGGAGAACGGATTGAATCATTAACGAAGGCCTCTAAGAAACAAAAAGAGAACATTCGAATGGGAATTAAGAATCTTTTAAAGATTGATAATCTTTTCCTTTTAAAGCAGGCACTCGAGGAAAATCGTAAAGAAATAAATCAAGAATTGAAAAAAATCTCCACAGGCGATATGTTGAAAAACCTCCAACAATTAGAAGAAACAGATCAAACAATCGCAGAACTACAGGAGAAAATCAATAATCAGGTAAAAGAGCTTCAGTTTGCTGAAAATCAAAAAGCAGATATTGACAGGAAGCTTAAGGAAATAGAAAATCAACGTCCAACATTAGATAAAATTCTTTCCCTTGAAAAAACGATTGAAAGATTAGAAGAAGAGAAGAAGAAAACGAATCAAAATATGGTGGATCTTACCCCATCATTAAGTGTTCTCCTTGCAAAGGATCTTGTGGGAGATCTCATCGCAGACTTAGAAGGACAAAGAATTCGCGGAGAAGTACCATCCGAAATAAAGACAGAATTAATTGACCGGCTCTTAAATGAAATGAGTTGTATTTGTGGACGGGAGCTTCATATTGGTTCGAAAGAATATGAAAAGCTACTTGATTGGAAGCAAAAATCCAATACGCAAATGTATGAAAAGCACGCAATGAAACTATTCGGCGATTTAAAAACAACTGCTAGTCATATTATGTACAACACTGGTGCTATTTCGGAAAGCTTGTCTAATGTAGTTCAAATTGAAGAGCAGCTAGAAATTCATACTAACGATTATGAGCTGTTAAAGAAAAATGTTGGTAAAGTTTCAGAACAAGATATGGTCAATAATTTTCAATATCGTGATTCATTAATGAAAGATATTGCAAGATCGGAACAGCAATTAGAAAGCTACGAAGAACAGTTGGAAGAAGCCTTCAAGCATAAGGAAATCTTAACGAAAAAGCAAAAGAGCCTTGATGTGGAAAATGAATTACAAGTTCAAATTAAGCGTAAAGCTGAGATTGTAGATAAGAGCTTAGAAGCTCTTAATGAGATAATTCAAAGTTTTGAAAGTGAAATTAAGGTTGACTTAGAGGCAAAAGCCAATGAAATCTTTAAGCATTTAATTGATGATGGTGGCTCTACGAACTTGAAGAAAATCGTCGTAAACGATAACTATACGTTAGATGTTCTGGACTGGAGCGGACGTCCATTCTTAGCGAATATATCTGCAGGTCAAAGACAAATTATTTCTTTATCCTTTATTACTGCGTTAGCAGAGGTAGCAGGTGGCTCGTCTATCCTCGAGATTCCGTTATTTATGGATACTCCGTTTGGACGTCTATCACCGGATCATCGTTATAATCTTGTTCGCCATATCCCTACCATTACCCCTCAATGGATTCTTCTCGTTACGGGGAGTGAATTTAAAGAGGATGAAGAGGCGAAATTCCTAAAAGAAACAGAGAAATGGGGTAAGCTTTATATTTTAGACGCTGTTTCAGAAGGGGTTACAAACATTGAGGAAATCTCTCCAGAGGAGCTATCTATAATAAAGGCTAAAGAAAGGGTTAGTATACAATGA